In one window of Thermodesulfobacteriota bacterium DNA:
- a CDS encoding M23 family metallopeptidase, translating to MFFLSTPFHRIVPLSLLFFFALLSIPGCAGPGVYHTVNKGETLWRISKTYGVELQEVAEINNIKDPTDIKAGAKIFIPGVAKVRKVKPYSPPASGGKEEAGRIVVEKGRFIWPVKGVVISHFGMRNGVRHGGMDIKAEEGAPVFAADSGEVVFVDSNMRGYGRIIILRHADDYYSVYAHNRENLVSHGERVEKGARIATVGRSGNASTPHLHFEIRQGKTVRNPLFFLP from the coding sequence ATGTTTTTTTTGAGCACCCCCTTCCACAGAATCGTTCCACTGTCTCTCCTCTTTTTTTTCGCGCTTCTTTCAATTCCAGGCTGCGCCGGTCCTGGCGTATATCACACGGTCAACAAGGGTGAGACCCTCTGGAGGATATCCAAGACCTACGGGGTGGAGCTCCAGGAGGTCGCCGAGATAAACAATATAAAAGACCCCACTGACATAAAGGCAGGCGCGAAGATATTCATACCCGGAGTGGCGAAAGTAAGGAAGGTAAAGCCTTATTCGCCGCCTGCATCCGGCGGAAAGGAAGAGGCCGGGCGCATTGTGGTGGAAAAAGGGCGGTTCATCTGGCCCGTCAAAGGGGTTGTCATATCGCATTTCGGCATGAGAAACGGCGTGCGGCACGGCGGCATGGACATAAAGGCGGAAGAGGGCGCGCCAGTCTTTGCCGCGGATTCCGGCGAGGTCGTCTTCGTTGACTCGAACATGCGCGGGTACGGGAGGATAATCATATTAAGGCACGCGGATGACTATTATTCGGTATACGCGCATAACAGGGAAAACCTTGTAAGCCACGGTGAAAGGGTGGAAAAGGGCGCGCGAATAGCGACGGTCGGCCGCTCGGGCAACGCCTCGACACCGCACCTCCACTTCGAGATCCGGCAGGGAAAGACCGTAAGGAACCCGCTTTTTTTCTTGCCATGA
- a CDS encoding protein-L-isoaspartate(D-aspartate) O-methyltransferase: MKKAGAAQPALRIKRDIYERSRRHMLETQLIPRGIRSSAVLDAMLAVPRHLFVDEALHSQAYSDFPLPIGEKQTISQPYMVAFMAESLGLTGAERVLEIGTGSGYQAAVLSLLAGKVYSVERISKIADRARKLLDGLLCRNVVIRVGDGTMGWPDEAPFDAVIVAAGSPEVPQALVDQMKPGGRLIIPVGGEDSQRLLRITRKAGGAVTETLGACRFVKLIGKAGWREEKDRA, encoded by the coding sequence ATGAAAAAGGCCGGGGCCGCGCAGCCGGCGTTGAGGATCAAGCGAGACATATACGAGCGGTCGAGGCGGCACATGCTGGAGACCCAGCTCATACCGCGCGGCATAAGGTCGAGCGCGGTGCTCGACGCCATGCTGGCCGTCCCCAGGCACCTATTCGTGGACGAGGCGCTCCATTCGCAGGCATACTCGGATTTCCCCCTCCCCATAGGAGAGAAGCAGACAATATCGCAGCCCTACATGGTGGCTTTCATGGCAGAGTCGCTCGGGCTTACCGGCGCCGAGCGCGTCCTTGAGATAGGCACGGGTTCCGGCTACCAGGCGGCGGTCCTTTCGCTCCTTGCCGGTAAGGTATACTCGGTAGAGCGGATATCCAAGATAGCGGACAGGGCGCGGAAGCTCCTCGACGGCCTCCTTTGCCGTAACGTCGTCATAAGGGTGGGGGATGGCACAATGGGGTGGCCCGACGAAGCGCCGTTCGACGCGGTGATCGTCGCCGCTGGCTCGCCCGAGGTGCCGCAGGCCCTCGTAGACCAGATGAAGCCGGGCGGAAGGCTGATAATACCCGTCGGGGGAGAGGACTCGCAGAGGCTTTTGAGGATAACCAGAAAGGCCGGGGGCGCGGTGACGGAAACGCTCGGCGCGTGCAGGTTCGTAAAGCTCATCGGAAAGGCGGGCTGGCGGGAAGAGAAGGACCGTGCCTGA
- a CDS encoding RNA polymerase sigma factor RpoD/SigA — MEKHEGSNQGTFIRKHTRDGSEGCDGFSTDSVKFYFNTIKKFPLLKPPEEKLLAKRITKGDQDARRRMIEANLRLVVNIAKKYMNRGFPLQDLIEEGNIGLIKSVERFRASKGCKFSTYATYWIKQSIERAIANQANVVRLPIHVTADISKLCRATRELTMALSREPDWSELAERTGFTGRYVKKLDSIGKKSYSLEASLPDGSEQSLLDRLEDPATLPQVDLLDCKRKAERVNAWLASLDENERSVIKLRFGIGNGGPETLEAIGKAFGVTRERVRQIEVKALGKLKSLARDRDKVASLDAL; from the coding sequence ATGGAGAAGCATGAGGGCTCAAATCAGGGCACTTTCATCAGGAAGCACACCCGGGACGGCAGCGAAGGGTGTGACGGCTTTTCAACCGATTCTGTAAAGTTCTACTTCAACACCATCAAGAAGTTCCCGCTCCTTAAACCTCCCGAAGAAAAGCTCCTCGCGAAAAGGATAACGAAAGGCGACCAGGATGCAAGGCGCCGGATGATAGAGGCGAACCTCCGTCTCGTGGTCAATATCGCGAAGAAGTACATGAACAGGGGCTTTCCGCTGCAGGACCTTATAGAGGAAGGCAACATAGGGCTAATAAAGTCCGTGGAGCGGTTCAGGGCCTCCAAGGGCTGCAAGTTCTCCACATACGCCACCTATTGGATAAAGCAGTCCATCGAGAGAGCCATCGCCAACCAGGCTAACGTCGTTAGGCTCCCCATCCATGTCACAGCGGACATCTCGAAGCTCTGCAGGGCGACAAGGGAGCTTACGATGGCCCTCAGCAGGGAGCCTGACTGGAGCGAGCTTGCCGAACGGACCGGCTTTACCGGGCGGTATGTAAAGAAGCTCGATTCAATCGGAAAAAAGAGCTATTCGCTCGAAGCGTCCCTCCCGGACGGAAGCGAGCAGTCGCTCCTCGACAGGCTCGAGGACCCGGCAACGCTTCCCCAGGTCGACCTCCTCGACTGCAAGCGCAAGGCCGAAAGAGTGAACGCGTGGCTCGCCTCCCTCGACGAAAACGAGCGCAGCGTCATAAAGCTCAGGTTCGGCATAGGGAACGGCGGCCCGGAGACGCTCGAAGCCATAGGCAAGGCCTTCGGGGTCACGAGGGAAAGGGTGCGCCAGATAGAGGTGAAGGCCCTCGGGAAATTGAAAAGCCTCGCAAGGGACAGGGACAAGGTAGCTTCCCTTGATGCCCTCTGA
- a CDS encoding TIGR00725 family protein: MPDRPSSRPVIGIIGSGLEDGSLNALAEVTGALIAEAGCVLVNGGLGGVMRASARGCRSKGGISIGMLPGLDPGEANEYVDIPIPTGMGEMRNALIVRAASALIAIGGGYGTLSEMALALKSGKPVIGIKTWDISAEVMKTESPAEAVRLAFKAGGF, encoded by the coding sequence GTGCCTGACCGCCCGTCAAGCAGGCCCGTCATAGGGATCATCGGCTCCGGGCTTGAAGACGGATCCCTTAACGCACTCGCGGAGGTGACCGGGGCCCTAATAGCCGAAGCCGGGTGCGTTCTCGTAAACGGCGGCCTCGGCGGGGTAATGAGGGCATCGGCAAGGGGCTGCAGGTCCAAGGGCGGCATTTCAATCGGCATGCTCCCGGGGCTCGACCCAGGAGAGGCCAACGAGTACGTAGACATCCCCATCCCGACCGGCATGGGCGAGATGAGGAACGCCCTTATAGTAAGGGCGGCCTCGGCGCTCATAGCCATAGGCGGCGGCTACGGCACGCTTTCGGAGATGGCCCTTGCGCTCAAGTCAGGAAAGCCGGTCATAGGCATAAAGACGTGGGACATATCCGCCGAAGTGATGAAAACGGAAAGCCCGGCCGAGGCAGTAAGGCTCGCGTTTAAGGCGGGCGGCTTTTAG
- a CDS encoding adenine phosphoribosyltransferase, with the protein MDQLKQAIRDVPDFPKKGILFKDITTLCKDASSFQRMVDLMGHRYVGKRIDLVVGIEARGFVVGAALAYKLGAGVILVRKPGKLPHKTHKASYSLEYGTDSLEIHQDAIEPGQNVIIADDLLATGGTAAAVAGLVQSMGANIVECSFIVELDELKGREKLAPHPVFSLLSY; encoded by the coding sequence ATAGACCAGCTCAAGCAGGCCATTCGCGACGTTCCGGATTTCCCTAAAAAAGGGATACTCTTCAAGGACATAACCACCCTTTGCAAGGACGCATCCTCATTCCAGCGCATGGTGGACCTGATGGGCCACAGGTACGTGGGGAAGCGCATAGATCTGGTCGTCGGCATAGAGGCTAGGGGGTTTGTCGTGGGCGCGGCCCTGGCCTACAAGCTCGGGGCGGGCGTGATACTCGTAAGGAAGCCGGGGAAGCTCCCGCATAAGACGCACAAGGCGAGCTACTCGCTCGAATACGGCACGGACAGCCTGGAGATACACCAAGACGCCATCGAGCCCGGCCAGAACGTGATAATTGCCGACGACCTCCTTGCAACCGGCGGCACGGCTGCTGCGGTCGCTGGGCTTGTTCAGAGCATGGGCGCCAATATCGTCGAGTGCTCATTCATAGTAGAGCTCGACGAGCTTAAGGGAAGGGAGAAGCTCGCGCCCCATCCGGTATTCTCGCTACTTTCGTACTAG
- the surE gene encoding 5'/3'-nucleotidase SurE — translation MAENRKKVILVSNDDGIRSEGILKLASALRRVGTVYVVAPDREKSAASHSLTLHRPLRVEGAGTRMYAVDGTPTDCVTLAVNGILAERPDIVVSGINKGGNMGEDVSYSGTVSAAMEGTLLGIPSIAVSLLEKDGYDFGYAAAFAARLARHVLREGMPRDTLLNVNVPPEAPRGYRITTQGKRFFSDAVVEKVDPRGKKYYWIGGDLERWEGGADADFRAVHDGYVSITPIHLDMTNYRSLTELRGWKIR, via the coding sequence ATGGCGGAAAATAGAAAGAAAGTCATCCTGGTCTCCAACGATGACGGCATACGCTCCGAGGGGATTTTGAAGCTCGCCTCGGCGCTCCGCCGGGTGGGCACCGTCTATGTGGTCGCGCCGGACAGGGAAAAGAGCGCGGCGAGCCATTCCCTTACGCTCCACAGGCCCCTGAGGGTGGAGGGCGCAGGAACGCGGATGTACGCCGTGGACGGCACCCCTACCGACTGCGTAACTCTTGCCGTAAACGGCATACTCGCCGAAAGGCCCGACATAGTGGTTTCAGGCATAAACAAGGGCGGCAACATGGGCGAGGACGTATCCTATTCCGGCACTGTCTCCGCCGCAATGGAGGGGACGCTCCTCGGGATACCGTCCATTGCCGTATCGCTCCTTGAGAAGGACGGCTACGACTTCGGATATGCGGCGGCCTTTGCAGCGAGGCTTGCAAGGCACGTGCTGAGGGAAGGGATGCCCAGGGATACCCTCCTAAACGTGAACGTCCCGCCGGAAGCCCCCAGGGGCTACAGGATTACGACCCAGGGGAAAAGGTTCTTCAGCGACGCCGTCGTGGAAAAGGTAGACCCCAGGGGCAAGAAATACTACTGGATAGGCGGCGACCTCGAAAGATGGGAAGGGGGCGCGGACGCCGACTTCAGGGCGGTGCATGACGGCTACGTCTCGATAACGCCCATACACCTCGACATGACCAATTACCGCTCGCTCACGGAACTCCGGGGCTGGAAGATAAGATGA
- a CDS encoding class I SAM-dependent rRNA methyltransferase — protein MEIAAVNRITRILGGHLWVFSNELFTSPKNFVPGSLVELTDRNGNFLGIGYANPQSLISIRILTRKREEINTAFFKRRIEAALEYRKRAIGEKSSFRAVYSESDFLPGLIVDKFGDCLSLQFLTLGMEALSGMVLEALEEVYKPSSIVIRNDSSIRSLEGLPLEKKVLKGSIDPLPRLEEDGAVLEVDPMSGQKTGFFLDQAENRKTFASFATEGDGLDLFCYTGAWSISLARSGMRMRGVDSSDYAIGQARKNAALSGLTERCEFIKADVFELMKEEAEAQKRYDCIVLDPPAFVKSKARTAEGLKAYTETNAACMRLLSPGGLFATSSCSYHVDRAMFLDMLRAAGKKAGRQARIIEIRSQAKDHPVSLAVPETEYLKCVLMEVV, from the coding sequence ATGGAAATAGCTGCCGTAAACAGGATAACGCGCATACTGGGCGGGCACTTATGGGTCTTCTCGAACGAGCTCTTCACCAGCCCCAAAAACTTCGTCCCCGGCTCTCTGGTCGAGCTTACAGACAGGAATGGAAACTTCCTCGGGATAGGCTATGCAAACCCCCAGTCCCTCATATCCATAAGGATACTGACCCGGAAAAGGGAAGAGATAAATACCGCTTTTTTCAAGCGGAGGATAGAGGCGGCCCTGGAATACAGGAAGAGGGCAATAGGGGAGAAAAGCTCGTTCAGGGCGGTCTACAGCGAAAGCGACTTCCTCCCGGGCCTTATAGTCGACAAGTTCGGGGACTGCCTGTCGCTGCAGTTCCTCACCCTCGGCATGGAAGCCCTCTCAGGCATGGTGCTGGAAGCGCTCGAAGAGGTCTATAAGCCTTCTTCGATAGTCATCAGAAACGACAGCTCAATCCGCTCCCTCGAAGGCCTTCCCCTTGAAAAGAAGGTATTGAAGGGCTCTATCGACCCACTGCCGAGGCTCGAAGAGGACGGGGCGGTGCTCGAAGTGGACCCCATGTCAGGGCAGAAGACCGGGTTTTTCCTCGACCAGGCCGAGAACAGGAAAACATTCGCGTCCTTCGCAACCGAAGGCGACGGGCTCGACCTCTTCTGCTACACCGGCGCCTGGAGCATCTCGCTCGCCAGGTCGGGCATGAGGATGAGGGGCGTGGATTCCTCCGATTACGCCATCGGACAGGCCAGGAAAAACGCCGCCCTCTCGGGCCTGACCGAGAGGTGCGAGTTCATAAAGGCCGACGTCTTCGAGCTCATGAAAGAGGAGGCCGAGGCGCAGAAGAGATACGACTGCATAGTGCTCGACCCGCCGGCGTTCGTGAAATCGAAGGCGCGGACGGCCGAAGGGCTAAAAGCCTATACCGAGACTAACGCCGCGTGCATGCGGCTCCTCAGCCCGGGCGGCCTCTTCGCCACGTCCTCGTGCTCGTACCACGTGGACAGGGCCATGTTCCTCGATATGCTCCGCGCTGCCGGGAAGAAGGCGGGCAGGCAGGCCCGCATAATCGAGATACGCTCGCAGGCAAAGGACCACCCGGTCTCGCTCGCCGTGCCCGAGACCGAGTACCTGAAATGCGTGCTGATGGAAGTGGTTTGA
- a CDS encoding PQQ-dependent sugar dehydrogenase, translating into MLKLARISVLLVAALFLPSSLFGETLAPVRLEVPEKFRKGVFSAERNLQAVPGLKVSVYAAGVPGARFMAVREDGVIFLSSPSEGNVLALPDRNSDGVADEIMVFARNLKRPHGLAFRDGTLIVAETGSLIAIEDTNGDLKADVKRILSQDVPAGGGHWTRTVVLGPDNALYVSAGSSCNACIEADKRRAAVLRFTDSKAEIFATGLRNSVGIEFHPQTGELWGVDNGRDRIGDDIPPEELNLIEKGGDYGWPFCYGDRVPDPELGSPERCRDTVPPAVGMQAHSAPLGISFGYGLEFPKRLKEALYVAFHGSWDRTVPTGYKLVAIPFRNGRPSGAPFDVVTGWLVEGEAWGRPVDAVVGKDGALYLSDDRAGAVYRITYSGKR; encoded by the coding sequence GTGCTTAAGCTCGCCCGCATATCCGTCCTTCTGGTGGCGGCCTTATTCCTCCCTTCATCGCTCTTCGGGGAGACGCTCGCTCCCGTCCGCCTCGAAGTGCCGGAGAAGTTCAGAAAGGGCGTATTCAGCGCTGAAAGGAACCTCCAGGCCGTTCCCGGGCTGAAGGTCTCGGTATACGCGGCCGGAGTCCCGGGTGCCCGGTTCATGGCTGTAAGGGAAGACGGAGTGATATTCTTAAGCTCCCCTTCGGAAGGGAACGTCCTGGCGCTGCCCGACAGGAATAGCGACGGCGTGGCTGACGAAATCATGGTTTTCGCCAGGAACCTCAAGAGGCCCCACGGCCTGGCCTTCAGGGACGGCACGCTCATAGTCGCGGAGACAGGGAGCCTCATAGCCATCGAGGACACTAATGGGGACCTCAAGGCCGATGTGAAAAGGATACTCAGCCAGGACGTGCCCGCCGGCGGCGGCCACTGGACAAGGACGGTCGTATTGGGGCCGGATAACGCTCTCTACGTGTCAGCCGGTTCGAGCTGCAATGCCTGCATTGAGGCGGACAAAAGGCGGGCGGCTGTTTTGAGGTTTACGGATTCGAAGGCCGAGATATTCGCAACCGGTTTGAGGAATAGCGTCGGCATCGAGTTCCACCCTCAGACGGGCGAGCTCTGGGGCGTGGACAACGGCAGGGACAGAATAGGTGACGACATCCCGCCGGAGGAGCTTAACCTCATAGAAAAAGGCGGGGACTACGGCTGGCCCTTCTGTTACGGGGACCGTGTGCCTGACCCTGAGCTCGGGAGCCCTGAAAGGTGCAGGGACACAGTGCCTCCGGCTGTCGGTATGCAGGCCCATTCCGCTCCCCTTGGGATCTCCTTCGGCTACGGCCTGGAATTCCCCAAGAGGCTCAAGGAGGCCCTTTATGTCGCATTTCACGGCTCATGGGACAGGACGGTGCCGACAGGGTATAAGCTCGTCGCAATACCGTTCAGGAACGGAAGGCCTTCTGGAGCTCCGTTCGATGTCGTGACAGGCTGGCTCGTGGAGGGCGAGGCGTGGGGAAGGCCGGTGGACGCGGTCGTGGGGAAAGACGGCGCGCTTTATCTATCCGATGACAGGGCAGGGGCAGTGTACAGGATAACGTATTCGGGAAAACGCTGA
- a CDS encoding SLC13 family permease has translation MPPFNPVPGIILSVVFALIAVRQVGTLRLAIWQIMLGGALAALLSGSIGPARALSSIDIDVMVFLFGMFVVGEAMVESRYLHHIADRLFRSAGSASALILYILFIMAFFSAVLMNDTIAIIGTPLMLSFAAKHNMKHKLLLLTLCFAITLGSVVSPIGNPQNLLIALHGGIINPFVTFFKYLAVPTIINLFMAFFVLRLFFREEFHAVRLTHPAEEVSDRALAGLCRLSIAVLLIMVSIKVGSVFLGFDPGLKLTYIAVAAVAPLVALSPRRVDIVRKIDWHTLVFFASMFVLMTSVWDSGLIQWLAAGWSGAGSHGSILALSVILSQLLSNVPFVALYIPVLDVAGGSVADLMALAAGSTIAGNLLILGAASNIIVIQNSEKNGVPGVSFLDFARVGVPLTMANTAVYWAYFELILHMPA, from the coding sequence ATGCCTCCATTCAACCCCGTGCCGGGGATAATCCTTTCAGTGGTCTTCGCGCTAATCGCCGTAAGGCAGGTGGGCACCCTGAGGCTCGCCATCTGGCAGATAATGCTCGGCGGCGCGCTTGCCGCGCTCCTTTCAGGCTCCATAGGCCCCGCGCGCGCCCTCTCCTCGATCGATATCGACGTGATGGTCTTCCTTTTCGGCATGTTTGTGGTGGGGGAGGCGATGGTCGAGAGCAGGTACCTGCACCATATTGCCGACAGGCTTTTCAGGAGCGCCGGGAGCGCTAGCGCCCTGATACTCTACATACTCTTCATAATGGCCTTCTTTTCGGCTGTCCTCATGAACGATACCATAGCCATAATCGGCACGCCTCTCATGTTGTCGTTCGCGGCCAAGCATAATATGAAGCATAAGCTATTGCTCCTGACACTTTGTTTCGCGATAACTTTGGGAAGTGTCGTAAGCCCCATCGGCAACCCGCAGAACCTTCTCATCGCGCTCCACGGCGGCATCATCAACCCGTTCGTTACCTTCTTTAAATACCTTGCGGTGCCTACTATCATTAACCTCTTCATGGCTTTTTTCGTCCTCAGGCTTTTTTTCAGGGAGGAATTCCATGCCGTAAGGCTAACGCACCCGGCTGAGGAGGTGAGCGACAGGGCGCTTGCCGGGCTTTGCAGGCTCTCTATCGCGGTACTCCTCATAATGGTCTCTATAAAAGTAGGCTCCGTCTTTCTCGGGTTTGATCCGGGACTCAAGCTCACCTATATAGCGGTAGCGGCTGTCGCCCCGCTCGTCGCCTTAAGCCCGAGGCGCGTGGATATCGTAAGGAAAATAGACTGGCATACGCTCGTCTTTTTCGCGTCGATGTTCGTCCTCATGACGAGCGTCTGGGACTCGGGGCTCATACAGTGGCTTGCGGCCGGATGGTCCGGGGCCGGGTCGCACGGCTCGATACTGGCCCTGAGCGTCATTTTAAGCCAGCTCCTCTCGAACGTGCCCTTTGTCGCGCTTTACATTCCCGTGCTCGACGTGGCAGGCGGGAGCGTGGCCGACCTCATGGCCCTTGCCGCCGGGAGCACCATAGCCGGGAACCTCCTCATACTCGGCGCGGCAAGCAATATCATAGTAATCCAGAATTCCGAGAAGAACGGTGTCCCGGGCGTATCCTTTCTCGATTTTGCCAGGGTAGGCGTGCCGCTTACGATGGCTAACACGGCAGTCTACTGGGCGTACTTCGAGCTGATCCTCCATATGCCCGCTTGA
- the glgB gene encoding 1,4-alpha-glucan branching protein GlgB, producing MNGVTMTSPNVLHESSHVTDHDIYFFKEGNHYKLYNKLGAHLSEVNGVKGVHFAVWAPNAESVYVMGDFNGWNTETHRLKVRDDWSGIWEGFVPGLGHSTLYKYFIKSRYHGYRVQKGDPFAFHWECPPKTASVVWDLSYEWGDQEWMIKRKERNALDKPISIYEVHLGSWRKVPEEGGRSLSYREMAVQLAEYVKETGFTHVEFLPVMEHPFYGSWGYQTLGYFAPTSRFGTPQDFMYLVDYLHQNGIGVILDWVPSHFPGDEYGLSYFDGTHLFEHSDPRKGFHPDWASYIFNYGRHEVRSFLISSALFWLDKYHVDGIRVDAVASMLYLDYSREEGEWIPNEHGGRENIEAIGFLKRLNEAVYHEFPDVQTFAEESTAWPMVSKPTWLGGLGFGMKWNMGWMHDTLKYFSKDPVFRKYYHNQLTFSIWYAFTENFILPLSHDEVVHGKGSLIGKMPGDEWQKHANLRLLYGYMYGHPGKKLLFMGGEFGQVREWTHDESLEWHVLAYDCHAGVKRWVADLNRLYRTEPGLYELDFSDDGFEWVDFHDWENSAISFLRKGRNTEDTILVVCNLTPVYREQYRIGVPEGGWWQEILNSDSEIYGGSGKGNLGGVSTEDIPSHKRPFSIDISLPPLSAVFFKRKA from the coding sequence ATGAACGGGGTAACCATGACTTCGCCAAACGTACTTCATGAATCAAGCCACGTAACCGACCACGACATATATTTCTTCAAGGAAGGCAACCATTACAAGCTCTACAACAAGCTCGGCGCCCACCTTTCCGAGGTAAACGGCGTCAAGGGCGTGCACTTCGCGGTCTGGGCGCCGAACGCGGAGTCCGTCTATGTCATGGGAGACTTTAACGGCTGGAACACCGAGACGCACAGGCTCAAGGTGCGCGACGACTGGTCCGGGATTTGGGAGGGCTTCGTCCCAGGCCTCGGCCATTCAACCCTATACAAGTACTTCATCAAGTCGAGATACCACGGCTACAGGGTGCAGAAGGGCGACCCCTTCGCCTTCCACTGGGAGTGCCCGCCAAAGACCGCCTCGGTCGTCTGGGACCTCTCCTATGAATGGGGCGACCAGGAATGGATGATTAAAAGGAAGGAGCGCAACGCCCTCGACAAGCCCATCTCCATCTACGAGGTGCACCTGGGCTCGTGGAGGAAGGTCCCTGAAGAGGGCGGCCGGTCCCTCTCCTACCGCGAGATGGCGGTCCAGCTCGCCGAATACGTAAAGGAGACGGGGTTTACGCACGTCGAGTTCCTCCCGGTCATGGAGCACCCGTTCTACGGCTCGTGGGGATACCAGACCCTCGGCTACTTCGCGCCGACGAGCAGGTTCGGCACGCCGCAGGATTTCATGTACCTCGTCGACTACCTGCACCAAAACGGCATAGGGGTCATACTCGACTGGGTTCCCTCGCACTTCCCGGGCGACGAATACGGCCTATCCTACTTCGACGGCACCCACCTTTTCGAGCACTCCGACCCGAGAAAGGGCTTCCACCCGGACTGGGCGAGCTACATATTCAACTACGGACGCCACGAGGTGCGCTCGTTCCTCATAAGCTCGGCCCTTTTCTGGCTCGACAAGTACCACGTGGATGGCATAAGGGTGGACGCCGTGGCGTCCATGCTCTATCTCGACTATTCGAGAGAAGAGGGCGAATGGATACCAAACGAGCACGGCGGAAGGGAGAACATAGAGGCGATAGGGTTCCTCAAGCGCCTTAACGAGGCCGTGTACCACGAATTCCCCGACGTGCAGACCTTTGCGGAAGAATCAACGGCATGGCCGATGGTCTCAAAGCCCACGTGGCTCGGCGGCCTGGGCTTCGGCATGAAATGGAACATGGGCTGGATGCACGATACGCTGAAATACTTCTCAAAGGACCCGGTCTTCAGGAAGTACTACCATAACCAGCTCACATTCAGCATCTGGTACGCCTTTACCGAGAACTTCATCCTCCCCCTGTCCCACGACGAGGTAGTGCACGGCAAGGGCTCGCTCATAGGGAAGATGCCCGGCGACGAGTGGCAGAAGCACGCGAACCTGCGCCTACTTTATGGCTACATGTACGGACACCCAGGTAAAAAGCTCCTCTTCATGGGCGGGGAATTCGGGCAGGTAAGGGAATGGACGCACGACGAGAGCCTCGAATGGCACGTGCTTGCCTACGACTGCCACGCGGGCGTAAAGAGGTGGGTAGCGGACCTGAACCGCCTTTACCGGACAGAGCCGGGCCTGTATGAGCTCGACTTCTCGGACGATGGCTTCGAGTGGGTGGACTTCCACGATTGGGAGAACAGCGCTATCAGTTTTTTAAGGAAGGGCAGGAACACTGAGGACACCATTCTTGTAGTCTGCAACCTCACGCCGGTCTACAGGGAGCAATACAGGATAGGAGTTCCTGAGGGCGGTTGGTGGCAGGAGATACTGAACAGCGACTCTGAAATCTACGGCGGAAGCGGAAAGGGGAACCTGGGCGGGGTTTCAACGGAGGATATCCCGTCGCACAAGAGGCCCTTTTCTATCGATATCAGCCTTCCTCCCCTTTCGGCGGTCTTTTTCAAGAGGAAGGCTTAG